The Coffea arabica cultivar ET-39 chromosome 4e, Coffea Arabica ET-39 HiFi, whole genome shotgun sequence genome includes a window with the following:
- the LOC113739835 gene encoding cucumisin: MAKSNPVSRPWLFLLAAALISSFVSAEPDGNKKQYIVYMGDRPQGDFSASSQHSSLLQAALGSTRASDSLVYSYKRSFNGFVAKLTEEEMEKLADMEGVVSVFPNGKKQLHTSRSWDFLGIPENAERNTVESDIIVGMLDTGIWPESESFDDSGFGPPPSKWKGTCETSDNFTCNNKIIGAKHYYLDGDQPLDEGEFASPRDSAGHGSHTASIAAGRMVKGASLYGLRSGTARGGVPSARIAVYKICWKDHCSDANILAAFDDAIADGVDIISISVGGKMSVDYFEDSISIAAFHAMKHGILTSVSAGNLGYGTRGGYLTNYSPWSLTVAASTIDRKFVTNVRLGNGEVYKGVSINTFDLNGEYYPLVKGEDVLKTGGDGNKTRYGMPGSLGGDAQYSGKIVFSELSNGWEFATDGGAVGSIMQWDSGNDDARTYPISAAVLDQDPGNKVLNYITSTSNATATIDKSIEVGDIPAPFIASFSSRGPNPITVDILKPDISAPGVDILAAWSEATTVTGYAGDKRVVKYNFDSGTSMACPHATGAAAFVKSYNPTLSPAAIKSALMTTATIISAERDVDAEFAYGSGQINPLKAIYPGLVYDIEEADFVSFLCGQDYNITTLQLITGDSSVSCSKEKNISVWDLNYPAFTLSTPSGLVTRVFHRTLTNVADVGSTYKATITSAPELNIHVNPTALSFESFGEKQSFTVTVTANVTKHVTSGSLVWDDGVHQVRSPVVATSFQSDRDENFVGSLLSGESSYEGFHASS, from the exons ATGGCCAAATCAAATCCAGTATCAAGACCTTGGCTTTTCCTTCTTGCTGCAGCACTTATCAGTTCATTCGTTAGCGCAGAGCCTGATGgcaataaaaag CAATATATTGTTTACATGGGCGATCGTCCCCAAGGAGATTTCTCAGCTTCATCCCAACACTCAAGCTTGCTACAAGCAGCACTGGGCAG CACTAGGGCATCAGATTCCCTAGTCTACAGCTACAAGCGAAGCTTCAATGGTTTCGTCGCAAAGCTGACTGAAGAAGAGATGGAAAAACTAGCCG ACATGGAGGGGGTAGTCTCAGTTTTTCCAAATGGGAAAAAACAACTCCATACATCAAGGTCATGGGACTTCTTGGGCATTCCTGAGAACGCTGAGAGAAATACTGTTGAAAGCGATATCATCGTAGGCATGCTAGACACTGGAATTTGGCCGGAATCTGAGAGCTTCGATGACTCGGGATTCGGTCCACCTCCAAGCAAATGGAAAGGCACTTGCGAAACTTCAGACAACTTCACCTGTAACAA CAAAATTATTGGAGCAAAACACTATTATCTAGATGGGGATCAGCCATTAGATGAAGGAGAATTTGCTTCACCTAGAGATTCTGCAGGTCATGGATCCCACACTGCATCCATAGCTGCCGGACGCATGGTAAAAGGGGCAAGTTTGTACGGCCTTCGTTCAGGGACAGCTCGAGGAGGGGTACCTTCTGCAAGAATAGCCGTTTACAAAATTTGTTGGAAAGATCATTGTTCGGACGCTAATATTCTTGCAGCGTTCGACGATGCAATAGCCGATGGTGTTGACATAATATCCATATCAGTTGGAGGAAAAATGTCTGTTGATTACTTCGAAGATTCTATCAGcattgctgcatttcatgctaTGAAGCATGGAATCCTCACATCAGTCTCAGCTGGTAATTTGGGATACGGTACACGGGGGGGTTACCTCACTAATTACTCACCTTGGTCCCTCACAGTCGCTGCAAGTACCATAGATAGGAAATTTGTCACAAATGTGCGATTGGGAAATGGCGAAGTCTATAAG GGAGTCTCCATAAATACTTTCGACCTCAATGGCGAATATTACCCGCTCGTCAAGGGTGAGGATGTCCTTAAAACTGGTGGTGATGGAAataaaaccag GTATGGCATGCCAGGATCATTGGGCGGCGACGCTCAGTACAGCGGAAAAATTGTCTTTAGCGAGCTCTCCAATGGTTGGGAGTTCGCAACTGATGGAGGTGCAGTCGGAAGTATAATGCAATGGGATTCTGGCAACGATGATGCCAGGACTTACCCCATATCTGCAGCTGTTTTGGACCAAGATCCTGGCAATAAAGTTCTTAATTACATTACTTCCACAAG TAATGCGACTGCAACCATCGACAAGAGTATTGAAGTCGGGGACATACCTGCTCCATTTATCGCTTCATTTTCATCAAGGGGACCAAATCCAATCACCGTTGACATTCTCAAG CCTGACATAAGTGCACCTGGGGTGGACATTCTAGCTGCATGGTCAGAGGCCACCACAGTGACGGGCTACGCAGGAGATAAAAGGGTAGTTAAATACAACTTCGACTCTGGGACATCCATGGCTTGTCCTCATGCTACGGGTGCAGCTGCTTTTGTTAAATCCTATAATCCTACCTTGTCCCCTGCTGCTATCAAATCGGCACTTATGACGACAG CAACAATTATAAGTGCAGAAAGGGATGTAGATGCTGAATTTGCTTATGGATCTGGTCAAATAAATCCCCTGAAAGCTATCTATCCCGGCTTAGTTTACGATATAGAAGAGGCAGATTTTGTGAGTTTCTTGTGCGGTCAGGATTACAACATCACAACTCTGCAACTCATCACTGGTGATAGCAGTGTTTCTTGcagcaaagaaaagaatataTCAGTCTGGGATCTGAATTACCCTGCATTTACACTTTCTACCCCTTCTGGACTAGTCACTCGGGTTTTTCACAGGACCCTCACAAATGTTGCCGATGTTGGATCAACTTACAAGGCAACTATTACTTCTGCACCTGAACTAAACATTCATGTGAATCCCACGGCTCTTTCCTTTGAATCTTTTGGGGAAAAGCAGTCATTTACTGTGACAGTTACAGCAAATGTTACCAAGCATGTAACTTCAGGCTCTTTGGTGTGGGATGATGGGGTGCATCAAGTTAGAAGCCCCGTTGTTGCAACTTCTTTCCAAAGCGACAGGGATGAAAATTTTGTTGGTAGTCTCTTGAGTGGAGAATCTTCATATGAAGGCTTCCACGCTTCTTCCTAA
- the LOC113738750 gene encoding uncharacterized protein isoform X2 has product MAALSSLLKSLSFLSLSDQNPSLSLKPHQNPCSPQLPFSSSSSFPPQFLLSTANPSPDQQSLLNPLPKTPINPQFYPAADYSPSPSFESLIICPSLAYANVYFFKDNFRIVCGENESEHQIADRFMRATARSGVFYEMKRRRFFQTPREEKKMKSQLAAKRLKRSKMRAARFREAEPKKPRILMNPIEEMKRNARIAAKRRSSKKFLWGEGLS; this is encoded by the exons ATGGCAGCATTGTCATCCCTCCTAAAATCCCTCTCTTTCCTTTCCCTCTCAGATCAAAATCCATCCCTTTCCCTTAAACCCCACCAAAACCCCTGCTCTCCACAACTCCCTTTTTCTTCATCCTCGTCTTTCCCTCCCCAATTTCTTCTTTCCACTGCAAACCCATCACCCGACCAGCAATCCCTTTTGAACCCACTTCCCAAAACTCCCATAAATCCCCAATTTTACCCTGCTGCTGATTATTCTCCTTCTCCCTCTTTTGAGTCCCTGATCATATGCCCGTCACTTGCCTATGCGAATGTATACTTCTTCAAAGATAACTTCCGCATTGTCTGCGGCGAAAATGAATCTGAGCATCAGATTGCTGACCGCTTCATGAGAGCTACGGCGAGGTCTGGCGTCTTTTATGAAATGAAGCGCAGGAGATTCTTCCAAACCCCTagggaggagaagaaaatgaagtCTCAGCTCGCTGCCAAACGTCTGAAAAG GTCAAAGATGAGGGCTGCCAGGTTCCGAGAAGCTGAGCCAAAGAAACCAAGAATCTTGATGAACCCAATTGAAGAGATGAAGAGGAATGCTCGAATTGCTGCCAAACGACGCTCCTCCAAAAA ATTTCTTTGGGGAGAGGGATTGAGTTAA
- the LOC113738750 gene encoding uncharacterized protein isoform X1, which yields MAALSSLLKSLSFLSLSDQNPSLSLKPHQNPCSPQLPFSSSSSFPPQFLLSTANPSPDQQSLLNPLPKTPINPQFYPAADYSPSPSFESLIICPSLAYANVYFFKDNFRIVCGENESEHQIADRFMRATARSGVFYEMKRRRFFQTPREEKKMKSQLAAKRLKRSKMRAARFREAEPKKPRILMNPIEEMKRNARIAAKRRSSKKCLLRKDAEEKKELIAKKESYISDDDNWEFVDV from the exons ATGGCAGCATTGTCATCCCTCCTAAAATCCCTCTCTTTCCTTTCCCTCTCAGATCAAAATCCATCCCTTTCCCTTAAACCCCACCAAAACCCCTGCTCTCCACAACTCCCTTTTTCTTCATCCTCGTCTTTCCCTCCCCAATTTCTTCTTTCCACTGCAAACCCATCACCCGACCAGCAATCCCTTTTGAACCCACTTCCCAAAACTCCCATAAATCCCCAATTTTACCCTGCTGCTGATTATTCTCCTTCTCCCTCTTTTGAGTCCCTGATCATATGCCCGTCACTTGCCTATGCGAATGTATACTTCTTCAAAGATAACTTCCGCATTGTCTGCGGCGAAAATGAATCTGAGCATCAGATTGCTGACCGCTTCATGAGAGCTACGGCGAGGTCTGGCGTCTTTTATGAAATGAAGCGCAGGAGATTCTTCCAAACCCCTagggaggagaagaaaatgaagtCTCAGCTCGCTGCCAAACGTCTGAAAAG GTCAAAGATGAGGGCTGCCAGGTTCCGAGAAGCTGAGCCAAAGAAACCAAGAATCTTGATGAACCCAATTGAAGAGATGAAGAGGAATGCTCGAATTGCTGCCAAACGACGCTCCTCCAAAAA GTGCTTACTGAGGAAGGACGCCGAAGAGAAAAAGGAGCTGATTGCGAAGAAGGAAAGCTACATCTCAGACGATGATAATTGGGAGTTTGTCGACGTATAA
- the LOC140003921 gene encoding 4-hydroxy-3-methylbut-2-en-1-yl diphosphate synthase (ferredoxin), chloroplastic-like, whose translation MATGAVPASFTGLKSRENGLGFAKSMEFVRVSNTQRVKFRRTKVSVIKNSNPGQEIVELQPASEGSPLLVPRQKYCESVHKTIRRKTRTVMVGNVALGSEHPIRVQTMTTIDTKDVAGTVEQVVGVDVACSSLASCRINFLGAELPILYGIL comes from the exons ATGGCGACTGGAGCAGTTCCGGCTTCTTTTACAGGTCTAAAGAGCAGGGAAAATGGACTGGGTTTTGCAAAAAGCATGGAGTTTGTTAGAGTTTCCAACACTCAAAGGGTTAAATTTCGTCGAACCAAGGTTTCcgtaataaaaaattcaaatccTGGACAGGAAATTGTTGAGCTTCAGCCTGCATCAGAAGGGAGTCCACTATTag TTCCTAGACAAAAATATTGTGAGTCTGTGCACAAAACTATCAGGAGAAAAACTCGCACGGTGATGGTTGGCAACGTGGCTCTCGGTAGTGAGCATCCTATACGAGTTCAAACCATGACTACAATAGACACTAAAGATGTTGCTGGAACAGTTGAACAG GTGGTGGGCGTGGACGTGGCTTGTAGTTCTTTAGCTAGCTGCAGAATCAACTTCCTTGGAGCAGAGTTGCCGATTTTATATGGCATTTTATAG